The nucleotide sequence TCATTCCCATGATCTTTCTGGATTCCCGGATGCTGCTCCTCGTACAAAGTAGCCACTGAAAAAATCATAAGAATGATTGCGGTCCTCGCAACCATATTGCCAGTCGGTGGATTCGCGAAGGAGAAATCATTCTCATACACCTGAATCAACCACTCGTCGACACTTCCTCTGTGCAAAAAGCGGTAAGTGACAATGGCGTAATCGAAGTAGACATCAACCAGCTCCCGGGCCTTGTCGAAAGGCGGAAGCGTAAAGCCGGATTCCTGGAAGTTTGAATATGGCCTGTCCCCGAACATGAACACCGATGTATTCTTTGAAGAGCACTCGTTCTGCAATTCGTCCGTGATCGCAGATGATTCATCGTGGTGTAAACGCTGCCACACTCGATTGAGAAAAGATATTCCCGATGAAGGACCAAGATAGTTGCCCTCGAGGTCTGTGGCCACTGGTTCTGGTGAATCATGGGATTTAAGCCCCGAGCTGCCTCTACGAGGCTGTGAGCGCGACGAAGCAGTATCTCTGAAACGGCTGCTGGAAGATCCCTGAGATGGAGTACTAAGCCCATAACCGGCATGATTAGATACAGGACTAGCGTTACCATCTCCGCTTTTAGAAAAAGGCAGAGGATCCGGGGGTAACCCCCTAGAATAAGCAGCATTGTACTCGCAACGCAGCGACAGCCTAGAACATCTCAAGCACGGCAGCGTCCCTGTGCAACGAGTCTTCTTTCCCTTGCAGTAATCACACGCTCTAGTGATTTTTTGCCGTTGCGCATGGCTCTTGTTATTGTTTCCGGCGGATGAGTCAGAAGTTTTTCTCTTTCGCCCAGCAGCAGGGACAGCGTTGTTCTGGAAGAGTTCGACATGATCGTTGTTTCCGGGCGATAACTGCGCGTCTGCCCTAGTGATTGTAGCAGCAACCATTGAAATCGATAGGAGATAAGATGGCTAGTCGATGGCGGTTACTCCGTACTTGGCACTGCAAGCATGGGAGGCTAGTGGCTGCGTACTTTTCCGGGTCTGCGATGCCCCGACTTGCACACAAGAAACGTTATTCCACGCGAATACCGCGTAAATTTCGAAAAGAAGATAGGAAAAAGGAGGGAAAATAGCAGAGGAGAAGTTTCCGAGTCACGGATTTGCCAGGATGATATCGTCGGCACGGCCCTGCGGGGTCGGGGAAACTCCACATTTGAACGGGGAAGCAGGTCCCGGGGCGCAAAGGCAGAATAATTACCATCATAAATATAATTATTTTGGGGGATTGGAAGTCGATTTGGTCAAGCATATTATCCAGCGTGGCATGTAGAGTCAAAAAGGAGGCGGATGTTGCTGAAAGAGACGAGCGCGCAGGTTGCGTGACCTGAACCTCTCCTACAAGGTCATTGCCTGCATACTGAGTGGCTTTTCTATATCAAATCCCAGCCCCAATGGTAAATGAGGAACAAATAACGCCGTCCCGTATCTCAGCCAATTCAAGCGAAGAGAAGTAACCGGACTACTAGCATCACCCCCGTAGAGGCAACCCTCAGTGTTCGCGATCGACCAAGCTGACCGTGGCGCCGACAGAGCACGAGTCAACCCGGAAAGCTTGCGGCCATCTTTTCGTCGATGATCCGCATAGCCCGTCGCTCTCACAGCCCACTGAACATCGATCCTATCATACGGTGAAGCAGGTGCCATGCATCCATATTTCCGGGTCCCAAAACAAGGGCTCAACAGAAAATCGTGAAAGAACATAGGTCTAATACTACGTTGCCAGAGTATTTTTATCCCATAGAAGTTGCCGTATATTCCACATGTATACTCCCGGTTCGAGCGAGGTAGGTTTATTCGGGAGGAAGGGTACAGGAAAGGACCGGCTCGGTTCGAGAATGGAAACGGAAGCACGTAGAATTCGTAGGATGATAGTTCATTAGGTGTATCTGTTTTCCTTGAATCTTTTATCGGATGTGAGAATTAGCTTCCAGGGTAAATGTTTGAAGCTCATCTGGTGCAATATTGGCGCTAAGCGCTCCAAGGCAGGGGGATAAAAAAAAGGCAGAAGCATCCTTTGTCGGCCTGCTATCCTTTTGCAAGCGTCATTAAACTGTTTTTGAAGGTTTCCGTAAGTAGACTGTCATCAGGGCTAGCGCAAAGAAACAAAATGAGAGAAAGATGATATAAGAGGAAAGGAATGAAGCAGAGACAGACAGATACACATTTGTGGATAACCCTAGTCATTGACACTCTTTCTGGATAGCCTGCTATAATTCCCAATATCCAGCTGCCCAGAATACCCTCTCTTGTCCATAAAAATGAAATAACCGTTTCGCTTCCCTTGTGACACTATTCCCGGTTATCTCTATTCCCACCGGACGGGGGAATTTGCCTGAGGACGGGCAGAAGTTGGCATAGGTTATCTTCGGAAAAAGTCATGACAATGGGTGTAGATAAGGCTTTTTTTCAATGTTCCCCGCATACGGCCATTCAGTGTTTTCAATTGTCTCTGGTCAATGAGTGCATCCATCCTCTCATGTCTCATCGCGTCGCATAATCTGGCGGATAATATGGAGGCACGCCGTCCACCACCCTTCCACCTTGCGCATCTTCGACTCCGTCCTCGAGGGTAGCAGCCCGATCCTCAGCCTTGTCTAAGACCTGATTGAGAACATCCAAAATGTGGTCCTCGGGTAAGCGTGACCTAATGCTGTGAATGATTGCAGTCACAGAATCTTCGTCTCCCTCTCGAAAAGCTTCGAGCAACAGTTCCTTGAATTGGCGTTCATAATCTCTTGATCCTTCAAGTTGCTTCACTCGTTCCAGAAG is from Aspergillus chevalieri M1 DNA, chromosome 8, nearly complete sequence and encodes:
- a CDS encoding Zn(II)2Cys6 transcription factor domain-containing protein (COG:K;~EggNog:ENOG410Q253;~InterPro:IPR036864,IPR001138;~antiSMASH:Cluster_8.5;~go_function: GO:0000981 - DNA-binding transcription factor activity, RNA polymerase II-specific [Evidence IEA];~go_function: GO:0008270 - zinc ion binding [Evidence IEA];~go_process: GO:0006355 - regulation of transcription, DNA-templated [Evidence IEA]) encodes the protein MAHQGSSRPLRPLAPRTASGGLAPANPDPGPNEEHKVKRASMACAECKRRRTKCSYDTTGSPCTECTLQGCQCFVDESADKRRKVAAKRAEEENKRLLERVKQLEGSRDYERQFKELLLEAFREGDEDSVTAIIHSIRSRLPEDHILDVLNQVLDKAEDRAATLEDGVEDAQGGRVVDGVPPYYPPDYATR